One part of the Pseudomonas sp. MYb118 genome encodes these proteins:
- a CDS encoding SOS response-associated peptidase: MCGRYALFRWNPAFAALPGFPADQQAQWNISPNDSVLMIRADADGQRTLARARWGLTPPWLTDLSRTPAHARAETVAEQPMFRQALRERRCLLPANGFYEWRGGTRKRPYWLTPGEGSSVFFAAIWEAYPVQEQVWLSTAVITQPAMNQRRPLILDAAGQQAWLDPETPLHVLQGLLASEPVALRERVLANLVNDPKLNGPECLTPA, translated from the coding sequence ATGTGTGGACGTTATGCCCTGTTTCGCTGGAACCCCGCCTTCGCGGCCCTGCCTGGCTTTCCGGCCGATCAGCAGGCCCAGTGGAACATTTCCCCCAACGATTCGGTGTTGATGATTCGCGCCGACGCCGACGGCCAGCGCACGTTGGCCCGTGCGCGCTGGGGATTGACGCCGCCGTGGCTGACCGACCTGTCCCGCACCCCGGCCCATGCCCGGGCCGAAACCGTGGCCGAGCAACCGATGTTCCGCCAGGCCCTGCGCGAGCGCCGCTGCCTGCTGCCGGCCAACGGCTTTTACGAATGGCGCGGCGGCACCCGCAAGCGCCCGTACTGGTTGACGCCGGGGGAGGGCTCGTCAGTGTTTTTTGCGGCGATCTGGGAAGCCTACCCGGTGCAGGAACAGGTGTGGCTGAGCACGGCGGTGATCACGCAGCCGGCCATGAACCAGCGGCGGCCCCTGATCCTCGATGCGGCAGGGCAACAGGCCTGGCTCGATCCAGAAACACCCTTGCATGTGCTGCAGGGGCTGTTGGCCAGCGAGCCGGTCGCGTTGCGCGAGCGGGTGCTGGCTAATCTGGTGAATGATCCGAAATTGAATGGGCCGGAGTGTCTGACTCCGGCTTGA
- a CDS encoding TIGR01777 family oxidoreductase — protein MHILLTGGTGLIGRQLCRHWSSQGHRLTVVSRTPDKVAKICGPQVRGIALFEDLGQEPVDAIINLAGAPIADRPWTSRRKALLWSSRITLTETLLAWLEHCEQKPQVLISGSAIGWYGDGGERELTEDSAPVIDDFASQLCIAWEETAQRAEALGVRVVFIRTGLVLSAEGGFLSRLLLPFKLGLGGPLGNGRQWMPWIHIDDEIALIDFLLHQKSASGPYNACAPKPVRNREFARTLGSVLHRPAFMPMPALALKVGLGELSSLLLGGQKALPARLLEAGYTFKFTDLRAALDDLSRRL, from the coding sequence ATGCACATATTGCTGACCGGCGGTACTGGTTTGATAGGACGCCAACTCTGCAGGCACTGGTCGAGTCAGGGCCATCGCCTGACCGTCGTGAGCCGTACGCCTGACAAAGTCGCGAAAATCTGCGGGCCCCAGGTTCGCGGTATCGCGCTGTTCGAAGACCTGGGACAGGAACCGGTGGATGCGATCATCAACCTCGCGGGTGCGCCGATTGCCGATCGCCCGTGGACATCACGGCGCAAGGCGCTGCTCTGGAGCAGCCGGATTACCCTGACCGAAACCCTGCTGGCCTGGCTGGAACACTGCGAGCAAAAACCCCAGGTGCTGATTTCCGGCTCCGCCATTGGTTGGTACGGCGATGGCGGCGAGCGTGAGTTGACGGAAGACTCGGCGCCCGTCATCGACGACTTTGCCAGCCAGTTGTGCATTGCCTGGGAAGAAACCGCGCAGCGTGCCGAGGCGTTGGGCGTTCGGGTCGTGTTCATTCGCACCGGGCTGGTACTGTCTGCCGAGGGCGGCTTTTTGTCGCGGCTGTTGCTGCCGTTCAAACTGGGGCTGGGCGGGCCTCTGGGCAATGGTCGGCAGTGGATGCCCTGGATTCATATCGACGACGAAATCGCCCTGATTGATTTTCTTCTGCATCAGAAAAGCGCCAGTGGTCCTTATAATGCCTGCGCGCCCAAACCGGTGCGCAATCGCGAGTTCGCCAGGACGCTGGGCAGCGTGCTGCACCGACCGGCGTTCATGCCGATGCCGGCGCTGGCGTTGAAAGTCGGCCTGGGGGAATTGTCATCGCTGTTGCTGGGCGGCCAGAAAGCCTTGCCGGCTCGCTTGCTGGAAGCGGGCTACACCTTCAAGTTCACTGATCTGCGCGCGGCACTGGACGACTTGTCCCGCCGCCTTTGA
- a CDS encoding 1-acyl-sn-glycerol-3-phosphate acyltransferase yields the protein MGEFDAIRPYDDSEVPAVLARLLSDKAFLDILTHFRFPRFAGAFGWMLKPLIAARLRREFAGVDSVATLQDKVEYYVDHTIDRATDGVTYTGVEQFKSGSAYLFIANHRDIVMDPAFVNYAVYHAGLPTPRIAIGDNLLQKPFVSDLMRLNKSFIVHRSITGRREKMAAYQLLSAYINHSIRNDCASIWIAQAEGRAKDGDDRTESAILKMFHMSRKDEPFGEVIKSLNLTPVSISYEYDPCDQAKARELYIRATTGSYTKVPGEDDVSIAKGITGYKGRVHVNFAAPITELFEDTKQLAVEMDKQILGGYRLFPVHYLAYAQWQDADPQLQVPKAAEVFGADELAKAQAQWQQRLDACPEEHRPFLVLQYATPVRNQYRVKAGLSL from the coding sequence ATGGGCGAATTCGATGCCATCCGACCTTACGACGATAGCGAAGTCCCAGCGGTGCTGGCACGTTTGCTCAGCGACAAGGCGTTTCTAGATATCCTCACCCACTTCCGCTTTCCGCGTTTTGCCGGTGCCTTCGGCTGGATGCTCAAACCGCTCATTGCGGCCCGCCTGCGCCGTGAGTTCGCCGGGGTCGATTCGGTGGCCACGCTGCAGGACAAGGTCGAGTATTACGTCGACCACACCATCGACCGCGCCACCGACGGGGTGACCTACACGGGCGTCGAGCAATTCAAGTCCGGCAGCGCCTACCTGTTCATCGCCAACCACCGCGACATCGTGATGGACCCGGCCTTCGTCAACTACGCCGTGTATCACGCCGGCTTGCCGACGCCGCGCATCGCGATTGGCGACAACCTGCTGCAAAAGCCCTTCGTCAGCGACCTGATGCGCCTGAACAAGAGCTTCATCGTGCACCGTTCGATTACCGGGCGCCGGGAAAAAATGGCCGCTTACCAGCTGCTGTCCGCGTACATCAACCACTCGATCCGCAACGATTGCGCCTCGATCTGGATCGCCCAGGCCGAAGGCCGGGCCAAGGACGGCGATGACCGTACCGAGTCGGCGATCCTCAAGATGTTCCACATGAGCCGCAAGGACGAGCCATTCGGCGAGGTCATCAAGTCGCTGAACCTGACCCCGGTGTCGATCAGCTACGAATACGACCCGTGCGACCAGGCCAAGGCCCGCGAGCTGTACATCCGCGCCACCACCGGCAGCTACACCAAAGTACCGGGCGAGGATGACGTGAGCATCGCCAAGGGCATCACCGGCTACAAGGGCCGGGTGCACGTGAACTTCGCCGCGCCGATCACTGAATTGTTCGAAGACACCAAGCAACTGGCGGTCGAGATGGACAAGCAGATCCTGGGGGGCTATCGCCTGTTCCCGGTGCACTACCTGGCGTACGCGCAGTGGCAGGACGCCGATCCGCAGTTGCAGGTACCCAAGGCCGCCGAGGTGTTCGGTGCCGACGAACTGGCCAAGGCCCAGGCGCAATGGCAACAGCGCCTGGATGCCTGCCCTGAAGAGCATCGCCCGTTCCTGGTGCTGCAATACGCAACGCCCGTGCGCAATCAGTACCGGGTGAAGGCCGGGTTGTCGCTATAA
- a CDS encoding hypoxanthine-guanine phosphoribosyltransferase, which produces MSADLEHIRQIMREADCLYTEAEVEAAIARVGAHINEQLADSNPVVFCVMNGGLIFAGKLLTHLQFPLEASYLHATRYRNETSGGDLFWKAKPEVSFIDRDVLIIDDILDEGHTLGAIIDFCRHAGARKVHTAVLIDKDHDRKARPDLKADFVGLPCIDRYIFGYGMDYKGYWRNANGIFAVKGM; this is translated from the coding sequence ATGTCCGCTGATCTCGAGCATATCCGTCAAATCATGCGAGAGGCTGACTGCCTGTACACCGAAGCTGAAGTCGAGGCGGCCATCGCCCGCGTCGGTGCTCACATCAACGAGCAGCTGGCTGACAGCAACCCGGTGGTGTTCTGTGTGATGAACGGCGGCCTGATTTTCGCCGGCAAGCTGCTCACCCATCTGCAATTCCCGCTGGAAGCGTCCTACCTGCACGCGACCCGGTATCGCAATGAAACCAGCGGTGGCGACCTGTTCTGGAAAGCCAAGCCGGAAGTGTCGTTCATCGACCGCGACGTGCTGATCATCGACGACATCCTCGATGAAGGGCATACCCTGGGCGCGATCATCGACTTCTGTCGGCATGCCGGCGCGCGCAAGGTGCATACCGCCGTGCTGATCGACAAGGACCACGACCGCAAGGCGCGTCCGGACCTCAAAGCCGATTTCGTCGGCCTGCCGTGCATCGACCGCTACATCTTCGGCTACGGCATGGATTACAAAGGCTACTGGCGCAACGCCAACGGGATTTTTGCCGTTAAAGGAATGTAA
- a CDS encoding uracil-xanthine permease family protein, with amino-acid sequence MQQEFNDPLWRTVLSGAQMLFVAFGALVLMPLITGLDPNVALFTAGLGTILFQIVTGRQVPVFLASSFAFITPIILAKGQFGLAATMGGVMAAGFVYTFLGLAVKIKGTGFIDRLLPPVVIGPVIISIGLAMAPIAANMAMGKAGDGTELIHYQTAMMISMPALLTTLIVAVFGKGIFRLVPIISGVLVGFAMSFYFGVVDTAKIAAAPWFAIPAFTAPEFNWQAILFIVPVALAPAIEHIGGVIAVGSVTGRDYLKKPGLHRTLFGDGIATTAAGLFGGPPNTTYAEVTGAVMLTKNYNPKIMTWAAIFAISLAFIGKFGALLQSIPVPVMGGILCLLFGSIAAVGMNTLIRHKIDLSEARNLVIVSVTLVFGIGGVLVGTGTGPDDFGLKGIALCAIVAIALNLILPGNDGWKNNKADEPLL; translated from the coding sequence ATGCAGCAAGAGTTCAACGATCCGCTCTGGCGCACGGTGCTGTCCGGCGCCCAGATGCTGTTCGTGGCGTTCGGTGCCCTGGTGTTGATGCCGTTGATTACCGGCCTCGATCCCAACGTGGCGCTGTTCACTGCGGGCCTGGGCACGATCCTGTTCCAGATCGTCACCGGGCGTCAGGTGCCGGTGTTCCTGGCATCGAGCTTCGCCTTCATCACCCCGATCATTCTCGCCAAGGGCCAGTTCGGCCTGGCGGCGACCATGGGCGGCGTGATGGCGGCCGGTTTCGTCTACACCTTCCTGGGCCTGGCGGTGAAGATCAAGGGCACCGGTTTCATCGACCGCCTGCTACCGCCAGTGGTGATTGGCCCGGTGATCATCTCCATCGGCCTGGCCATGGCGCCGATTGCCGCCAACATGGCGATGGGCAAGGCCGGCGACGGCACCGAGCTGATCCATTACCAGACCGCCATGATGATCTCGATGCCAGCGCTGCTGACCACCCTGATCGTCGCCGTGTTCGGCAAGGGCATTTTCCGCCTGGTGCCGATCATCTCCGGTGTGCTGGTGGGCTTTGCCATGTCGTTCTACTTCGGTGTGGTCGACACGGCGAAGATCGCCGCGGCCCCCTGGTTCGCGATCCCGGCCTTCACGGCGCCGGAGTTCAACTGGCAGGCGATCCTGTTCATCGTTCCGGTGGCACTGGCTCCGGCCATCGAGCACATCGGCGGCGTGATCGCAGTCGGCAGCGTGACCGGTCGCGACTACCTGAAGAAACCTGGCCTGCACCGCACGCTGTTCGGCGATGGCATTGCCACCACCGCAGCCGGCCTGTTCGGTGGTCCGCCCAACACCACCTACGCCGAAGTGACCGGCGCGGTGATGCTGACCAAGAACTACAACCCGAAAATCATGACCTGGGCGGCGATCTTCGCCATCAGCCTGGCGTTCATCGGCAAGTTCGGTGCGCTGCTGCAAAGCATCCCGGTGCCGGTGATGGGGGGGATCCTGTGCCTGCTGTTCGGTTCGATCGCGGCCGTGGGGATGAACACGCTGATTCGCCACAAGATCGACCTGAGCGAAGCGCGCAACCTGGTGATCGTCTCGGTCACGCTGGTGTTCGGCATTGGCGGTGTGCTGGTGGGTACCGGCACGGGTCCGGACGATTTCGGCCTGAAGGGCATCGCGCTGTGCGCCATTGTGGCGATTGCGCTGAACCTGATTTTGCCGGGCAATGATGGCTGGAAGAACAACAAGGCGGATGAGCCGCTGTTGTAA
- a CDS encoding CPXCG motif-containing cysteine-rich protein — MLETERYECPYCGEEAEAVLDLSGGDQTYIEDCPVCCRPITFVLQTDGQEWMLEVHSENE, encoded by the coding sequence ATGCTGGAAACCGAGCGCTACGAATGTCCTTATTGTGGAGAAGAGGCCGAGGCCGTGCTGGACCTGTCCGGCGGTGACCAGACCTATATTGAAGACTGTCCGGTGTGTTGCCGGCCGATTACCTTTGTACTGCAGACCGATGGTCAGGAATGGATGCTCGAAGTTCACAGCGAAAATGAATGA
- a CDS encoding YajG family lipoprotein: protein MLQRLLFGLITVTSLTLVGCAHSPQQLNPEPKLTAQLAPVGRGQPVVVRVVDGRPSPTLGTRGGLYPETSAITVQGQQILPKLQAQAEAAVRLLGFTPTSNAMNAPQLTVTLAELKYQSPKEGMYVTEATIGATFRSDVQNANRRYSGRYGASLDQRFGMAPNQETNTKLVSDVLSDALTRLFKDPTVGQILGE, encoded by the coding sequence ATGTTGCAACGCCTGTTGTTCGGTTTGATCACTGTGACTAGCTTGACGCTGGTTGGCTGCGCCCACAGCCCGCAACAACTCAACCCCGAGCCGAAGCTGACCGCTCAGCTGGCGCCGGTCGGCCGTGGCCAGCCTGTGGTGGTGCGTGTGGTGGACGGTCGTCCTTCGCCGACCCTGGGCACCCGCGGCGGTCTGTACCCTGAAACCAGCGCAATCACCGTGCAGGGCCAACAGATCCTGCCGAAGCTGCAGGCCCAGGCCGAAGCAGCGGTACGCCTGCTGGGCTTCACCCCGACGTCCAATGCGATGAATGCTCCGCAACTGACCGTGACCCTGGCGGAACTGAAATACCAGTCGCCCAAGGAAGGCATGTACGTGACCGAAGCGACCATCGGCGCAACGTTCCGCTCCGACGTGCAGAACGCCAACCGCCGTTACAGCGGGCGCTACGGTGCGTCCCTGGACCAGCGCTTCGGCATGGCGCCGAACCAGGAAACCAACACCAAGCTGGTCAGCGACGTGTTGAGCGATGCGCTGACGCGCCTGTTCAAGGACCCGACTGTGGGTCAGATCCTCGGCGAGTAA
- a CDS encoding DUF2007 domain-containing protein has translation MQRIYEPESLMEGELLQRMLESEGIEAHLVGRDLLGASGELPIFGLLGLAVEDDQAASARALITAYNAALPLPGDEPDSFPGTLVC, from the coding sequence ATGCAGCGAATCTATGAGCCGGAAAGCCTGATGGAAGGCGAGTTGCTGCAACGCATGCTGGAAAGCGAGGGTATCGAGGCGCATCTGGTCGGGCGGGATTTGCTCGGTGCCAGCGGCGAGCTGCCCATCTTCGGTCTGTTGGGGCTGGCGGTGGAAGACGATCAGGCCGCCAGCGCCCGCGCGCTGATCACGGCGTACAATGCCGCGCTGCCACTGCCGGGCGATGAACCGGACAGTTTTCCCGGCACGCTGGTCTGTTAG
- a CDS encoding PA4642 family protein, with product MRKDKKQVIGDEIGDEQIRLFLDFEPVDATSPSLHKLIKAYRGLRIDDFERFLVFFKAEGLDLDGKDEHGNDFVALIKDQRNAADYIELINAARG from the coding sequence ATGCGTAAAGATAAGAAGCAAGTGATTGGTGACGAGATCGGCGACGAGCAGATCAGGTTGTTTCTCGATTTCGAACCGGTCGATGCCACTTCGCCGTCCCTGCACAAACTGATCAAGGCCTACCGTGGCCTGCGCATCGACGATTTCGAGCGTTTCCTGGTGTTCTTCAAGGCCGAAGGCCTGGACCTCGATGGCAAGGACGAGCATGGCAATGATTTCGTCGCGTTGATCAAGGATCAGCGTAACGCCGCCGATTACATCGAATTGATCAACGCCGCCCGCGGTTGA
- the upp gene encoding uracil phosphoribosyltransferase, whose protein sequence is MPILEIRHPLIRHKLGLMRRADISTKNFRELAQEVGALLTYEATKDLPLETYDIPGWCGTVSVEKIAGKKITVVPILRAGIGMLEGVLSLIPGAKVSAVGVARNEETLQAHTYLEKLVPEIDERLAMIIDPMLATGSSMVATIDLLKKAGCRDIRAMVLVAAPEGIAAVEKAHPDVTIYTASIDQKLNEHGYIIPGLGDAGDKIFGTKQKDA, encoded by the coding sequence ATGCCCATCCTCGAGATCCGCCATCCGCTGATCCGTCATAAACTTGGCCTGATGCGCCGCGCAGACATCAGCACCAAGAATTTTCGTGAACTCGCCCAGGAAGTCGGCGCCCTGCTGACCTACGAAGCCACCAAAGACCTGCCACTGGAAACCTACGATATTCCGGGTTGGTGCGGCACCGTGTCGGTGGAAAAAATCGCCGGCAAGAAGATCACCGTCGTGCCGATCCTACGTGCCGGCATCGGCATGCTCGAAGGCGTGCTGAGCCTGATCCCGGGCGCCAAGGTCAGCGCCGTGGGCGTGGCCCGCAACGAAGAAACCCTGCAGGCCCACACCTACCTGGAAAAACTGGTGCCGGAAATCGACGAGCGCCTGGCGATGATCATCGACCCGATGCTCGCCACCGGCAGCTCCATGGTCGCCACCATCGACCTTTTGAAAAAGGCCGGTTGCCGCGACATCCGCGCCATGGTGCTGGTGGCTGCCCCCGAAGGTATCGCCGCCGTCGAGAAGGCGCACCCGGACGTGACCATCTACACCGCGTCCATCGACCAGAAACTCAATGAACACGGCTACATCATCCCGGGCCTGGGCGATGCCGGCGACAAGATCTTCGGCACCAAGCAGAAGGACGCGTAA
- the hemH gene encoding ferrochelatase gives MTDHALLLVNLGSPASTSVADVRSYLNQFLMDPYVIDLPWPVRRLLVSLILIKRPEQSAHAYASIWWEEGSPLVVLSRRLQQAMTAQWRHGPVELAMRYGQPSIESKLLQFAAQGHKRVTLAPLYPQFADSTTTTVIEEAKRVIREHKLDVTLSILEPFYDQPEYLDALVASAKPHLQQDFDHLLLSFHGLPERHLKKLNPGHRFDGAGDCCAGAPPEVVATCYRGQCLRTAAEFAKRMGLPDGKWSVSFQSRLGRAKWIEPYTEARLDELAKSGVKKVLVMCPAFVADCIETLEEIGDRGKEQFCEAGGEELVLVPCLNDDPQWARALSALCERAPLAL, from the coding sequence ATGACCGATCACGCGTTGCTTCTGGTCAACCTGGGCTCTCCGGCCTCCACCTCGGTGGCGGACGTGCGCAGCTACCTCAATCAATTTCTGATGGACCCGTATGTGATCGACCTGCCCTGGCCGGTGCGTCGTTTGCTGGTCTCGCTGATCCTGATCAAGCGTCCGGAGCAGTCGGCCCACGCCTACGCCTCGATCTGGTGGGAGGAGGGGTCGCCGCTGGTGGTGCTCAGCCGCCGCCTGCAACAGGCCATGACCGCCCAATGGCGCCATGGGCCGGTGGAACTGGCGATGCGTTATGGCCAGCCCTCGATCGAGTCGAAACTGCTGCAGTTCGCCGCCCAGGGGCACAAGCGCGTCACCCTTGCGCCGCTGTATCCACAGTTCGCCGACAGCACCACGACCACGGTGATCGAGGAAGCCAAGCGGGTGATCCGCGAGCACAAGCTCGACGTCACGCTGTCGATTCTCGAACCGTTCTACGATCAGCCGGAATACCTCGATGCCCTGGTGGCGAGCGCCAAACCGCATTTGCAGCAGGACTTCGATCACCTGTTGCTGAGCTTCCACGGGTTGCCGGAGCGTCACCTGAAAAAACTCAACCCCGGCCACCGCTTCGACGGCGCGGGTGATTGCTGCGCCGGAGCGCCGCCGGAGGTGGTTGCGACCTGCTACCGCGGCCAGTGCCTGCGCACGGCGGCCGAGTTCGCCAAGCGCATGGGCCTGCCGGACGGCAAGTGGTCGGTGTCCTTCCAGTCGCGCTTGGGCCGGGCGAAGTGGATCGAACCCTACACCGAAGCCCGTCTGGACGAGCTGGCCAAGAGCGGCGTGAAGAAAGTGCTGGTGATGTGCCCGGCGTTCGTGGCCGACTGCATCGAGACCCTGGAAGAGATCGGTGACCGCGGCAAGGAGCAATTCTGCGAAGCGGGAGGGGAGGAGTTGGTGCTGGTGCCGTGCCTCAATGATGATCCGCAGTGGGCGCGGGCGTTGAGTGCGCTGTGTGAAAGAGCGCCGTTGGCCCTTTAA
- the mqo gene encoding malate dehydrogenase (quinone): protein MAHNEAVDVVLVGAGIMSATLAVLLKELDPAIKLEVVELMDSGAAESSNPWNNAGTGHAGLCELNYTPQAADGVVDIKKAVHINTQFEVSKQFWSYLTKQGTFGSCKSFISPVPHLSFVQGDNGVSFLKERFKVLSKHHAFADMEYTEDKAMMAEWMPLMMPGRDKDEVLAATRVINGTDVNFGALTNQLLKHLTSAPDAQVKYCKRVTGLKRNNGGWTVSIKDVNNGNTREVDAKFVFLGAGGAALPLLQASGIEESKGFGGFPISGQWLRCDNPEVVKHHQAKVYSQAAVGSPPMSVPHLDTRVVDGKKSLLFGPYAGFTTKFLKHGSFMDLPMSVRAGNIGPMLAVAKNNMDLTKYLVSEVMQSMEQRLESLRRFYPEAKAEDWRLEVAGQRVQIIKKDPKKGGILQFGTELVAAKDGSLAALLGASPGASVTVSIMLELIEKCFPGKASGEWAAKLAEIFPAREKQLETDAALYRKINAQNNVALELVEESSETPSFA, encoded by the coding sequence ATGGCGCATAACGAAGCAGTCGACGTAGTACTGGTAGGGGCCGGCATCATGAGCGCCACCCTGGCGGTACTGCTCAAAGAGCTCGACCCCGCGATCAAGCTGGAAGTCGTCGAGCTGATGGATTCCGGTGCCGCGGAGAGTTCCAACCCGTGGAACAACGCCGGTACCGGTCACGCCGGGCTGTGTGAACTCAATTACACGCCGCAGGCTGCCGACGGCGTCGTCGACATCAAGAAAGCCGTGCACATCAACACCCAGTTCGAGGTGTCGAAGCAGTTCTGGTCCTACCTGACCAAACAAGGCACCTTCGGTTCGTGCAAATCCTTCATCAGTCCGGTGCCGCACCTGAGCTTCGTGCAGGGCGACAATGGCGTGTCGTTCCTCAAGGAACGCTTCAAGGTGCTGAGCAAGCACCACGCCTTCGCTGACATGGAGTACACCGAAGACAAGGCCATGATGGCCGAATGGATGCCGCTGATGATGCCTGGCCGCGACAAGGACGAAGTCCTCGCCGCCACTCGCGTGATCAATGGCACCGACGTCAACTTCGGTGCACTGACCAACCAGCTGCTCAAGCACCTGACCAGCGCCCCCGATGCCCAGGTCAAATACTGCAAGCGCGTGACCGGCCTCAAGCGCAACAACGGTGGCTGGACCGTCAGCATCAAGGACGTCAACAACGGCAACACCCGTGAAGTCGACGCCAAGTTCGTGTTCCTTGGCGCGGGCGGCGCGGCATTGCCGCTGCTGCAAGCTTCCGGCATCGAGGAAAGCAAAGGCTTCGGTGGTTTCCCGATCAGCGGCCAGTGGCTGCGTTGCGATAACCCGGAAGTGGTCAAGCACCACCAGGCCAAGGTTTACAGCCAGGCCGCCGTGGGTTCGCCACCGATGTCCGTGCCGCACCTGGACACCCGCGTGGTCGACGGCAAGAAATCCCTGCTGTTCGGACCGTATGCCGGTTTCACCACCAAGTTCCTCAAGCACGGTTCGTTCATGGACCTGCCGATGTCGGTTCGCGCCGGTAACATCGGCCCGATGCTCGCCGTGGCAAAAAACAACATGGACCTGACCAAGTACCTGGTCAGCGAAGTGATGCAGTCGATGGAGCAGCGCCTGGAATCCCTGCGTCGCTTCTACCCCGAGGCGAAAGCCGAGGACTGGCGCCTGGAAGTGGCCGGCCAGCGGGTGCAAATCATCAAGAAAGACCCGAAAAAAGGCGGCATCCTGCAATTTGGTACCGAACTGGTCGCGGCCAAGGACGGTTCCCTGGCAGCCCTGCTCGGCGCTTCGCCAGGTGCTTCGGTGACGGTTTCGATCATGCTGGAACTGATCGAAAAATGCTTCCCGGGCAAAGCTTCCGGCGAATGGGCCGCCAAACTGGCGGAAATCTTCCCGGCTCGCGAGAAGCAACTGGAAACCGACGCTGCGCTGTACCGCAAGATCAACGCGCAGAACAACGTCGCGCTGGAACTGGTTGAAGAAAGCAGCGAAACCCCTAGCTTCGCTTGA
- a CDS encoding WbuC family cupin fold metalloprotein, with the protein MSTPRFLDQTLFTELAEKAAANPRGRQHHNFHQMEEACHRMAVGLQPSTYIPPHRHLGENKAETLLVLKGRLGVLIFDESGAVVRKQILQAGGDCVGVDLPTGVFHGLVVLEADSLMFECKAGPYRPVGEGELAPWAPREGEPGVSEYHAWMRAQFD; encoded by the coding sequence ATGAGCACGCCGCGCTTTCTTGACCAGACCCTGTTTACCGAACTTGCCGAGAAAGCCGCGGCCAACCCGCGTGGACGCCAGCATCACAACTTCCATCAGATGGAAGAGGCCTGCCATCGGATGGCCGTGGGCTTGCAACCGAGCACCTACATTCCACCTCACCGTCACCTGGGGGAAAACAAGGCCGAGACCTTGCTGGTGCTCAAGGGGCGGCTTGGCGTGTTGATTTTCGACGAGAGCGGTGCGGTGGTGCGCAAGCAGATCCTGCAGGCGGGCGGTGATTGCGTGGGGGTGGATTTGCCCACCGGGGTGTTCCATGGCCTGGTGGTGCTGGAAGCCGACAGCCTGATGTTCGAGTGCAAGGCCGGCCCCTATCGCCCGGTGGGCGAGGGTGAACTCGCCCCTTGGGCGCCCCGTGAAGGCGAGCCAGGTGTGAGCGAATACCACGCCTGGATGCGCGCGCAGTTCGATTGA